A single region of the Sphingobium sp. EP60837 genome encodes:
- a CDS encoding dihydrolipoamide acetyltransferase family protein: protein MPLFTFRLPDIGEGISEAEIVGWHVKVGDRVEEDQPIADMMTDKATVEMESPVAGVVKRLAGEAGEQVAIGAMLVEIEVEGESENAPPSQAVIEAEAPGTGEVEAAPLNGIMSSSVRPEAVEGPSEEEEGGIDKLGPNGNGDGNGPDGSGSGARVLASPAVRARAKDLGIDLRQVKASGDHIRHSDLDAFLLYGAGQGYRPANPRVRRADETVKVIGLRRRIAENMAASKRHIPHFSYVEEIDVTELERVRAQLNGERGERPKLTMLPLLIVAICRALPDFPMLNARYDDEAGVVTRFGAVHLGIATQTDAGLMVPVIRDAQDMNIWQLAAEIRRLAEAARSGKAKAEELSGSTLTLTSLGPLGGVATTPVINRPEVAIIGPNRVVERPVFRGREVVPAKLMNLSISCDHRVVDGWDAASFVQAVKRLLETPVLLFAD from the coding sequence ATGCCGCTGTTCACGTTCAGGCTGCCCGATATTGGCGAAGGCATTTCCGAGGCGGAGATTGTCGGCTGGCATGTGAAGGTCGGCGACCGGGTCGAGGAAGACCAGCCGATCGCCGATATGATGACCGACAAGGCGACGGTGGAGATGGAAAGCCCGGTGGCCGGCGTCGTGAAGCGGCTGGCCGGAGAGGCGGGCGAGCAGGTCGCGATCGGGGCGATGCTGGTGGAGATCGAGGTTGAAGGGGAGAGCGAGAACGCGCCGCCTTCCCAAGCGGTTATCGAGGCTGAGGCGCCGGGAACGGGAGAGGTCGAAGCTGCTCCGCTGAATGGGATCATGTCATCCTCCGTTCGCCCTGAGGCCGTCGAAGGGCCTTCTGAAGAGGAAGAAGGGGGCATCGACAAGCTCGGCCCGAACGGGAACGGGGATGGGAACGGTCCTGACGGTTCAGGATCAGGGGCACGGGTGCTTGCCTCGCCTGCCGTTCGTGCGCGGGCGAAGGATTTGGGGATCGATCTGCGCCAGGTGAAAGCGAGCGGCGATCATATCCGGCATTCAGATCTGGACGCTTTCCTGCTCTATGGTGCGGGGCAGGGCTACCGGCCCGCGAACCCACGCGTGCGGCGGGCGGATGAGACGGTCAAGGTCATCGGCCTGCGTCGCCGGATCGCGGAAAATATGGCGGCGTCGAAGCGGCATATTCCGCATTTTTCCTATGTGGAGGAGATCGACGTCACCGAACTGGAGCGGGTGCGCGCGCAGTTAAATGGGGAACGGGGCGAGCGGCCGAAGCTGACCATGCTGCCGTTGCTGATCGTGGCGATTTGCCGCGCGCTGCCCGACTTTCCTATGCTGAACGCCCGTTATGATGATGAGGCGGGCGTGGTGACACGCTTTGGCGCGGTGCATCTTGGGATAGCGACGCAGACCGATGCCGGGTTGATGGTGCCGGTGATCCGGGACGCGCAGGACATGAATATCTGGCAGCTGGCAGCCGAGATAAGGCGGCTGGCGGAGGCTGCGCGATCGGGCAAGGCGAAAGCGGAGGAGCTTTCGGGGTCGACCTTGACGCTGACGTCTCTAGGGCCGCTGGGCGGGGTGGCGACGACGCCGGTGATCAACCGGCCGGAGGTGGCGATCATCGGGCCCAACCGGGTGGTCGAGCGGCCGGTGTTCCGGGGGCGGGAGGTGGTGCCTGCGAAGCTCATGAACCTTTCCATCAGTTGCGACCATCGGGTGGTGGATGGATGGGATGCGGCGAGCTTTGTTCAGGCGGTGAAGCGGTTGCTGGAGACGCCGGTTTTGTTGTTTGCGGATTAG
- a CDS encoding DUF11 domain-containing protein → MMRNLALAGMAAWAMAAPAAVAKPDLRTQTQMFVERVHTDINGRPRRILASASRAEPGDQLVFVVNWRNEGREPVQGIALTNPIPRGTLLTAPDPSMQVSVDGGQRWGRLEELWLPTPLGGTRRAVPADITHVRWTMPTRLSPGETARLSYRATMR, encoded by the coding sequence ATGATGCGGAATTTGGCGTTGGCCGGCATGGCAGCATGGGCGATGGCAGCCCCAGCGGCGGTGGCAAAACCAGACCTGCGCACGCAAACACAGATGTTCGTCGAACGCGTCCATACCGACATCAACGGCCGCCCCCGCCGCATTCTCGCCAGCGCCAGCCGCGCTGAACCGGGCGACCAACTCGTCTTCGTCGTCAATTGGCGCAATGAAGGTCGCGAACCGGTGCAAGGCATCGCCCTGACCAACCCCATTCCCCGAGGCACCCTCCTCACCGCGCCCGATCCTTCGATGCAGGTCTCGGTCGATGGCGGCCAACGTTGGGGCCGCCTTGAAGAGCTGTGGCTTCCAACCCCGCTCGGCGGCACGCGCAGGGCTGTGCCCGCAGACATCACTCATGTCCGCTGGACCATGCCGACCCGCCTTTCTCCAGGCGAAACCGCGCGTCTGAGCTATCGCGCGACGATGCGCTAG
- a CDS encoding AI-2E family transporter, whose protein sequence is MTPHDQQEINRRRDRLLASIALTTGVGLILALPFALREGAEFFLPLTAALVIAIALVPFLEWMERRRVPSALAALMAVVAFLLVANTALVLIVVPAADWFRLLPERLPKIQNNLAPLIDFYSQLQRFVDETVQMLATGPVAAAQTAAVDAPRSLLQFAATSAPSAIIQMVFALLIIYFFLAGWTGLRRRTINSRGSFDGAMAVARVIQNVVDATSAYVLTIATINLCLGLAVALALWLIGMPSPLMWGGIVALLNFVPYFGPMLAAALLALGGLMVFDDVWWALLPAATQIGFHLVEANVITPMVLGRRLTMNPLLILVSLTFWGWVWGTPGALLGVPLLIIIQTVVAAAGTPDIAGFLFERGTLTVALPQENDEKEESGERAG, encoded by the coding sequence GTGACACCCCATGACCAGCAGGAGATCAATCGGCGGCGCGACCGGCTGCTCGCTTCCATCGCGCTGACCACCGGAGTGGGGTTGATCCTCGCGCTGCCATTCGCCTTGCGGGAAGGGGCGGAGTTCTTCCTGCCGCTGACGGCTGCATTGGTGATCGCCATCGCGTTGGTGCCGTTCCTGGAATGGATGGAGCGGCGGCGGGTGCCTTCGGCATTGGCGGCGCTGATGGCGGTGGTCGCGTTCCTGTTGGTCGCCAATACCGCGCTGGTGCTGATCGTGGTGCCTGCGGCAGATTGGTTCCGCCTGCTGCCCGAGCGATTGCCCAAGATTCAGAACAACCTTGCCCCGCTGATCGACTTTTATTCGCAGCTCCAGCGGTTCGTGGATGAAACCGTGCAGATGCTGGCGACGGGGCCGGTGGCCGCCGCGCAGACGGCGGCTGTGGATGCGCCGCGATCGCTGCTGCAGTTTGCGGCGACCTCCGCGCCATCGGCGATCATCCAGATGGTGTTCGCGCTGCTCATCATCTATTTTTTCCTGGCTGGCTGGACGGGGCTGCGGCGGCGGACGATCAACAGCCGGGGCAGCTTCGACGGGGCTATGGCTGTCGCGCGGGTGATCCAGAATGTGGTCGATGCGACATCGGCCTATGTGCTGACCATCGCGACGATCAACCTCTGCCTGGGGCTGGCGGTGGCGCTGGCGTTATGGCTGATCGGCATGCCGTCGCCCTTGATGTGGGGCGGCATTGTCGCTCTGCTGAATTTCGTACCCTATTTCGGGCCGATGCTGGCGGCGGCGCTGCTGGCGCTGGGCGGGCTCATGGTATTTGACGATGTGTGGTGGGCGCTGCTGCCCGCCGCCACGCAGATCGGCTTTCACCTGGTGGAGGCCAATGTCATCACACCGATGGTGCTGGGACGGCGGCTGACGATGAATCCGCTGCTGATTCTTGTGTCGCTGACCTTTTGGGGATGGGTGTGGGGGACGCCGGGCGCGCTGCTGGGCGTGCCGTTGCTGATCATCATCCAGACCGTCGTGGCGGCTGCCGGAACCCCGGATATCGCGGGTTTCCTGTTCGAGCGCGGGACGCTCACGGTCGCTCTGCCACAAGAAAATGACGAGAAAGAAGAAAGTGGTGAAAGAGCCGGTTGA
- a CDS encoding DUF2842 domain-containing protein, producing the protein MNRQPAPYEPSWRKPVGMFIILGLIALWAVLIGSLSGLIGRLPMIAQVPVYLFLGLIWIWVLPLKRLLAWMETGRWRRG; encoded by the coding sequence GTGAACCGCCAGCCCGCCCCCTACGAACCCAGCTGGCGCAAGCCCGTGGGCATGTTCATCATCCTCGGGCTGATCGCGCTCTGGGCTGTTCTGATCGGCAGCCTGTCGGGCCTTATCGGCCGCCTGCCGATGATCGCGCAGGTGCCGGTCTATCTGTTCCTCGGTCTGATCTGGATCTGGGTCCTGCCGCTGAAGCGCCTGCTCGCCTGGATGGAAACCGGCCGCTGGCGGCGTGGCTGA
- a CDS encoding 5-formyltetrahydrofolate cyclo-ligase, whose translation MSDDPGKTTLRTLARERRRAFLTSLDPLAHRLAFKAIPSPLARRLTGAQTVALYMGLDDEAPAQRLAPQLAAMGKTLALPRVIDRLGSMDFLTWTPEDQLFPGLYGTHHPEPSGPAVTPDVIIAPLLGFDRAMNRLGQGGGYYDRTFARYPDALRIGLAWSVQEHDALPADPWDLPLDIILTEIELIERPEA comes from the coding sequence ATGAGCGACGATCCCGGCAAGACCACCCTGCGCACCCTCGCCCGCGAGCGCCGCCGCGCCTTTCTCACCTCGCTCGACCCGCTCGCCCACCGCCTGGCGTTCAAGGCCATCCCCTCGCCCCTCGCCCGCCGCCTTACAGGTGCCCAAACCGTCGCGCTCTACATGGGGCTGGACGATGAAGCCCCCGCCCAGCGCCTCGCCCCGCAACTCGCAGCCATGGGCAAGACCCTCGCCCTCCCCCGCGTCATCGACCGCCTGGGCAGCATGGACTTCCTGACCTGGACGCCGGAGGACCAGCTCTTCCCCGGCCTCTACGGCACTCACCATCCCGAACCCAGCGGCCCGGCGGTAACGCCCGACGTCATCATCGCCCCGCTGCTCGGCTTCGACCGCGCGATGAATCGCCTGGGACAAGGCGGCGGCTATTATGACCGCACCTTCGCGCGCTATCCGGACGCACTGCGCATCGGCCTCGCCTGGTCGGTGCAGGAGCATGACGCGCTGCCCGCCGACCCGTGGGACCTGCCGCTCGACATCATCCTCACCGAAATCGAACTGATCGAAAGACCCGAAGCGTGA
- a CDS encoding cell division protein ZapA yields MAETTLQIAGRHYPLRCRDGEEAHLAHLASLIERKARLAQQNTPGLTEVRTLLFAALFLADELNDLKREAIGRQQQLALDDEDEAAARAVEALAARIEKLSDRLAAQGPDA; encoded by the coding sequence ATGGCTGAAACCACGCTCCAGATCGCCGGACGCCATTATCCCCTCCGCTGCCGCGACGGCGAAGAGGCCCATCTCGCTCATCTCGCCAGCCTGATCGAGCGCAAGGCCCGCCTCGCCCAGCAGAACACGCCCGGCCTTACCGAAGTGCGCACCCTCCTCTTCGCCGCGCTGTTCCTCGCCGACGAACTCAACGACCTGAAGCGTGAGGCGATCGGGCGCCAGCAACAACTCGCCCTTGACGATGAGGACGAAGCCGCCGCCCGCGCCGTCGAGGCGCTCGCCGCCCGCATAGAAAAGCTCAGCGACAGGCTTGCCGCGCAGGGGCCGGACGCCTAG